The Chlorocebus sabaeus isolate Y175 chromosome 22, mChlSab1.0.hap1, whole genome shotgun sequence genome segment ATGGTTCCTTCTCACTTTCTCACTTTTCTGTAGAAAGACCCAGCAAGCTTCTCAACTCTCCTTCTGGCTTAGAGATGCCTCCTTCCGAAGGCTTGGCTGGTGTTTATCTGGGTCATTAGAGCAGATATTCACAAAATGGtcagtttttaaactttaaaagaaaaaggttgaGGAAGTGGATATCCAATCCTACTACTTACTGAGGTGTATATTCTAATTGGCTCAGAATGGATTATGTTTTCACCCAAAGACCGTTCTGTATTTGAGCCAAGGTTTAGTGCTTTATCATTATACTGAGGGTACTAATCCTTTTTAAAACTAGGATTTGGTTTTGATACATAGATGACTTCCATTTCTTACTCCAGCTTTGACCTTTAATATTGGCACCTGTTTCTGGTTTCTCCTCTTTGGGGCAGCTTCACTTGGGAATCCCATTGACATCTAAAACAAGTGTATTACAggtgtgtttattttcttcctccattTTCCAAAGTTACAGGAACAATATTTTATTGATCTTACAAATGTGTAAttctatataattttctttttcaaaaattacatatttaaaaaaatccccaCGGATCTtactcatttctcttttctttaaaatatttacttgatTCTAATTTTTCCTGATTAATAAGGAGGACATTTTTTTCTAGTATCTCATCTTGCAGCTTCTCCCACACCACTTGTCAGTGGCAATACCTGATATCAAAGTCAGTTTAGACCACATAATAGCATTTCTTAGGATTCTGAAGGACTTTCCAATTCTTTCTTGAGATTAAAGTTCTTGGCTCTAGTCTTCAGTGAGCTCACAAATAATCTAACTTCCATTTCTTTTATTGTCCTAATTAtccaagtttaaaaaattattgcctagtttgttttccttatttaatCGGTGctatgatatataaatattgttTGTGATATTGCCTTGAAAGTGTGAATATGCATCATAAAATAGCATTttctagaaatgcaaatcaaaatgactaTAAGATATCACTTCAAACCTATATGTGTGGCTatggtaaaagaaaacaaaagcagaaaataacaagtgtttgtgaggatgtagagaaattgaaacccttgcacactgttggtgggattgcaaaATGGTGTTATCACTGTGGAAAACCATgatagttcctcaaaaaaattaaaaatagaactaccatatgatccagaaatctcacttctgggtatatacccaaaaggatTGAAAGAAGGGTCtcacttaaagtaaaataaaaaataagaaggacGCCAATGAGGGATATttgcacactcatgttcatagcagcacagttcacaatagccaagaagtggaagcaacacaaatgtttatcaatggatcaaatgatgaatggataaacaacatgtggagtattattcagccttaagaaggagggaaattctgacacatactacaacatggatgaacctgggggATGttaagttaaatgaaataagccagtcacaaaaagacaactgCTGTGTGATTTCACTTATTTGCAGTATCTAATGCAGTGAAATTCGTAGAAACGGagaagtagaatggtgattgccaggggcttggaggagaggaaagagggagtTGTTtgttaatgggtatggagttttaGTTCTGCAAGATTAAAAAGTTCTGGGGAGCTGTTTCACAACTATGTGAGTCTACTTACATGACTGAACTGTGAACTTAAATATGGTTCACGattttgaggtgttttttttttttttttagcacaatttaaaaaaattgcgtTTTCTTACTTTTGTGAAATCAGATGTCAAGCCTGGGTTAGAAGCACATTCTGTGTGCACCAAAGCTCTCTGAAACCTTGTGTTAAGTTTCAACTCTCCAGTGAGCCAAGTGAGAATACTTTAGGGCTAATTTCTCATCTTCACCTTTGTCAATTTTACCTTAAAAATCCTCTCACGGTGCATTTGTGGTCATTCACAGACATGTGCAGAGCAGGAGAAATTGGAGTCACCAGCACCCGTGTTCCCAACTGAGCCGGAGCAGGGCCTGTGTGTTCCCTGCCTGTTTGTTCCAGCTTTTGTACAATAAACAAGCGTCCTTCTCCTGATCTATTTTGCCATGCGTTCCACATTTTTGTGCTTCTGTTGGTGATTTTGCCTGTTTTAAATGGTTCTCAAGCATAGTGCAGAGCACTGTCTGGTGTTCCTAAGAGTGAGAAGGCTATGATGTGCCTTATGGAGAGAGTATATGTGTGTTAGAGAGGCCTGGGTTATGATGCTATGGGCTGTGAGTTCCCTGTTAATCAACAATTTACACTAATTacattatctttaaaaagaaagatcttgTGGCACGTCCTGCCCGCCCTCACCCCTGAGCAGCATGCACACCTCCCTCCATGGAGACAACTCTTTGAGAATGCAGGTTTTCATCCCGATGCTTTTGACTGCAAATGCCTTCACAGTCTGACCTCAGAGGGTCTGTGCAAAATTCCCTGGTGAGGGGGCCCACAGGCTTCACAAGATTTCCAAATGGTTTGTGAATCATAGACACTTCAGACTCAGTTCTCTAGAGAGTGAACACAATTGTGaaggtctttttttaaaatactgaagtgAAAGTCACAGAACAAATGTAACCATTGAAAGTGAACAGTTCAATGACATTTAGTGCATTGACAGTGTTGTGCAAGCACACCTCTATCTCAGTCCAAAACATTTGCATCACACCTCTCTCCCCTGCAAAAGAAACCCCATCAGGATTAAGCAGCTGCTTCCCATCTCCCACTACCCCCAGGCCCTGCTAGCAATTCATCTAATAGATTTACGTATTCTGGAcctttcacataaatgaaatcatataacaTACGACTTTttgtatctgattttttttctgatttagcATCATGTTTCCAAGGCTCATACAGCAGTTCTTGTAACAATCACCACAATAACAATGAGGATGACACAACAGCAGAAAATGCTTACGTTCCTACAGATGTGGTTCTGCAATATGTAGGAACAGACATTCTTTCTTGAGGCCCAGGGCTCAACTCCCTCCTCCACCTTGTAAATGGAGTATACTCTTGGGGTCTGAGATTGGGGGAGGCTTGTAACCTGTTTGGACCCAGCACAGAAGCCCTCCAGACAGGCCTCACAGTTGTCACTATTGTGTGGTCCTTCAAGAGAGATGTCCTGGATCATAGGAACCTCCTCTGTCAACTGAAATCTTCCTCCACAGCATTTCTCCATAATTCGGAACACCAGGTTTTTCAGGATTCTTGAGATGTTCTCTTGCGTGAACTCAGGGTCCTCAAACAGAGGTTGGGGGCACTTCTTACATCTCTGGGTAAACACCCTCATCTTCACCTGGCCCCTGGACTTCTCCTCACTCCAGTGCATGTGGAAAAGGACCAGAACCTGGGCAGAGGCCCAATTACGAGAGCAGGAGGAGCACTGGAACCTGTGGAGACACAAGAGAGCCTCAGCCTGGCTCCATGTGGCCAAATCACAGGGCACtgccagagagagaaaggagctaCCAACCGCAGAGAGACACGACTTGACTGGGGCTGTGGCTCAGTGGTGGAAGAAATTACTAAGACCTCGTTCCCATCTCCACTGTGCCACTGACACGCTGCATGCCACACACTGTCTGCTATGAAAACAGTGAATTGCAAGCTGTTAGATCTGGGAGGGACCTTGGGCATCTTCTAAGTCCAACACGTTCATTTTAGAGATGACACTCTGGAAACTCCTCATGTCCAGAGACCCAGTGGGTATAAAAAGGCATGACTGGGACTCTGGTCTCCCTATTCCAAAGCAAAGCTTCTTCAAATGTAGATTCAAATGGGTCAGAGGCTACAACTGCAGCAGCAGCCAGTTCAGTTCAGGACCCTGAAATCCACAAATGCATACAGGTGAGTGTTGATTAAGTTATAGACTCATGGGTTGGCGGCAGGAGCCTGAAGAGTCCAGGGTTCTCCTAGAGGAAAGCCTTTGCCTTTCACTTGGCTGCCGAGGGTCCCCGGTCGGCAGTATTGCAGGGAGATCACAGCGTCCAGCTCTCTCTTCATTTGTTCCCCCTCCAACCCAGTTCCTTTGCTCAAAGTAGCCTGGAAAACTTCATATTCTGAACGCCACTGGCTGCAGACAGGGTACAAGAGAATGACACCTTGTCTCAGCAGGGAGGAGGGCAATTTTCTGAGCTAAGGTATCTGGACAAATACATGTTAGGAGGTAGAGAGAGAATAAGGCAGGAAGCATATGGCTGTACCCAGGAAAGGATATGGGAGAGGCAGAGAGCTGCAGTGTGGCGGAGACATTTAATGCTCACCAAATTATCCATGCACTCCCTCCCACTTCCCAGCCCCTTTGCCGTGAGGTTGGGGCCATGGGATCATTGGGCGATGAGATGAGGCCAGCAGTGATATATGTTCCTTCCAGATATGGTCACAGAAGCCCTGGTAAGACATTCCagctttctcttcctctgcttcGGTGACCTTGGAAGCCACATATAAGGTTAAATCAGTGATATTTCCAGGTTTATTTGTCACTGTCACTGAGCCTAGCCTTGGCTTGATGCCTAGATACAGAGAAATTAGGCCGCGGGTGGTGAATTGGAGAGGGCTGGGAAGACTGAGTTAGTCCAGGGCATGCTCCTATATCTTGACTCTAGCTGCAACCCACAGAGTGAATGCAAGGTTGAAATGAGAGGGAGAGGTCAAGAAGCTGTGATCACTGTGAGAGGACCTTGCTGGGAGTCACCCAGAGTCAGCAGTGCAGAGGGACCTGGGCCCTGCTCTGAGCAGACGTCCACTGCCATCCCCTGGGTCTCAGTGCTGTGTTCCTGTGCTGGTTCAGAGTTCAAACTTCCCACAGATAAATGGACTGAGACTTTGGTGCAATGATCCCTATGGCAGCTCCTGGCCTGGGAAAGCCATAGGCCAGTGGGAGGGCTCTGCTCCCTCTATGTAGACTCTCCCCTGGAGGGGGCAGCAGGTGGGACAGAgtccccagcctccaccctctgTGCACTGTGGGCAGTCATCCCCGTCACCCTCCCAAGCCTTGGGGCTCCCCATTTCCACCTGGAAAAGAGAGGATGAGACTTAGGACGATTTCTAAGActcctattttaaaaagattctatCAGCTCAGAGTAGAGAGGGGCAGGATTGCTGCCTGGTGCCCAGGCCCCCTGCTCCTCCGGCCTCCCCCAGAGGGGTCTCCTCAGTGCCGTGAGTCTCTCCTCCTAGGGGCTCCATGGTGGGTCCAACAGTCTCCCTAGGCAGGGGGTACATGCACCGCCCATGGGTGCAACAGctgtccttcctcccctcccctttcctggctgctccctgtccccacccccgcCCGCAGACTGATTTCTCTGTATTCAGGCATTAGCTCACAAAAGTGCTCAGGCCTGCTCTTGTTTTGGGGTTCATTGTAATTGtgaaaaaacaatcttttttttttttttttttgagacggagtctcactctgtcacccaggctggagtgcagtggcgcgatctctgctcactgcaagctccgcctcccgggttcacgccattctcctgcctcagcctcccaagtagctgggactacaggcgcccgccaccgtgcccggctaattttttgtatttttagtagagacggggtttcaccatgttagccaggatggtctctatctcctgaccttgtgatctgtccacctcggcctcccaaagtgctgggattacaggcgtgagccaccatgcctggccgaaaaAACAATCTTTAATGAAGTTAAAACTTCTTGGATGATGGGCATCTTATTTCCCATAGTCTTCAATTTGCAAGCATGGAATAGAACAAGAAAAGTAACAGGTATACCTAGTAAGAAATGCTCAAGGATTTTCTGGAATTCGTACCATCACATTCCCCCTCACCTGGCGAAGGTCCACTGCTGGTATTGCATCCAGCCTGGCTCCAGGACATTGGGAAGAAGGCCCTTGTCTGGTCTCAGGGTCCATCTGTGCCATGGCTTCACCTCCTGCATTAACTCCTGAAACATTTGCTTCCACACTTCTGTGTCCCGAGTCATCTCTGCTGTTATGGTGTGCCGGGGTGGGTTGAGCTCTCCTGGGCCCTGGCAGGTCTGTAGTGGGAGATGAGGTTTCTCACTTCACAGGGCAAGGGCTCAGACCTGCCCTCCCTTTGAGGACCTGGATTGGGCCCATGGACCATGTCTCTGCCCCAGGGACAAAGGTCAGTTGGCTCCAAGTTCAGAGGATGGCACTAGGCTCCACAAGGAATTTCAAAAGGCACAGAACTTGTGATTTTATTCATCAAAATGTTGCCAAGGGAGAGCTCTAAACTCCAAATCAGGAGGAGTGCACTTCACTTCAGTCTGGCTCTGCTGTCTACCTGCCTGTGACCAGGAACACATCTTTTCACTTCCAGCACCCCTGTACACGGTGGAGAGAGGCTGCAGGTGTTCTCTCCAGCTCTAACACTGGAAAATCCTTCTCCATCAGACTGCTGTGCTCACGCTGGGGAGGAGAGGCACAGGGAAGAAGGATGCAGTGGTCCTGGGACCTCAACGGGATTCGGATTCCCATGTCCTTGCTCCAGGCTCTTTACATTCCGGCAGACACCCAAGGCTGCCCACCCATGAGAAACCAAAGCTGACGCAATCACTGTTTGCCCAGGTGACAGGTACAAGGGCGCAGGTCGGTGAGAGGCCACTAGCCCTAGGCAAACCCAGAGTCACTGCCCTCCTTCCTGAGGGGGTTCCCCATCCTCCACTTCCTGCAagagaggatgaggaggaggaagaggggagattAGGGAGTGGGTACCAGAGTGGGCAACACCCCAGGAAGGTGCACAAGATTCTGGTGTCTGCATCCCAAGACCTGTCCACAAACTGCATGTGTCTTCCTCGGAGCCAGGCACTGGCCTATGTCCCTGGCCATCTCccaagaggaggagaggaaggaagggagcagaccagggaggaaaaaggaaaggaggctgGGGATGCAGGGGGACAAGGGGATCTTCTGGGGCACTTGGAAACAAAgccacctccttcctcctctccagccCAGCTGCCCGCAGCTCTTGCCCTTGGATTCAGCTCCTTGGCAGGTCCAAGTCCTGGGCCTCCCCTCTTTCCAAGACAGTTTTGTTTCTCAGCATTAAAGCCATCCCTCGGTTCCAGGGGGATTGGTTCCATGGccccccacagataccaaaatccttgGATGCTCAGGTCCCGTATATAAAAttacatagtatttgcatataatctatgtACATCCTTCCGTATCCTTTAATTGATCTCTAGattgcttataatacctaatataatgtaaatgctatgtaaatagctgttataCTGTATTGATTTTAAACTGCGAACTAAAAATAAGATCCTAAGCCCCCAAACCAACTGAATGGACTCGCttttggccaaggggacccctgagaaacctgaaaaactaaatTCCCAGCTAGATAGGAGGGGGGGTTGGAAACACCTTATCATACTCCCTCCCTTTGAGCTTAGGGACAACTGACCAGCATTGAGGTTAAAacagagatcataagactgacaaaaTAGACTGCTTGTCGCAATAAGATAACCACTTTATAAACAAGACCTAAGGCCGTGCACGGTAAAAGttatgccctacaaaccataataTCTCATTAAAGGGAGTTTTATTAACCTGGCATAATGGGGctactttccaacctgactgtGGTATACATCACATGACAGAGAGCAGACTCCCTTGACTTCAGCATTCCTTTTGCTGACTTCATCTGCACACAACGCTTAAGTCATTGCTACACCCCGAAAGAGATGTTCAACTttgaatgtgactatatttggaaaaagggtttctgcagatgtaattaagtgaAGGATCTAGAGATGAGGTCAGtttcatgaaatttaaagtttcttttcatgGCAGGACATAACACAATGACAGGAAGATAGATACAAGGCAGAACTTTTTGTTAGTTATAACTCCAGACAAGGGAAGGCTGCCAGCCAGGCCCACACAGGGTGCCTGGGGACAGGGTAACAGCCAGCTGGAGCTGTGAGGGGCAGTTTGTGGGTGGGAAGTTGGGTAGTTGCGTGGGGCTAGCTAGGTTTCATGGGCTCCCTGTGGATTGGCTCATTTAAATAATTCTGAGCGCTCCAGGGCATAGGGATTGCCCCTAGTTGTCTAGTACTATTACGGACAAAATTGGTTCCCCCTAAATGGGGTCTTTTCCTGTTTAGTGCTGCAAAGCCAATATGCAAAATCAAAAGTGAATCTTAAGCAGCACAAGTTTTATTCAATGGCCATGGAATTGAGAAGTGGGAGCTTGGCTCACAAATCAACTTGTCAACTAGTGAGGGAAGAAGGATTTCTCTAATGAAGGGGTTGACCATTAGAAACGAGGGGAGGAATAGTCATGTCTTTTCTGGAGATGGGTGGCGAACTTCTTGGAACTGGAGTGCTGCtttcctttttgtccttttatGGCCTCTTTTGATCATGGTCATGGTGATTGTCAACCGTCATGGTGCTTGTAGGAGGGTAATTTAGCATGGAAATGAGATTATAATAAAGCCTGAGATCTTTCTGAAGTCATTTGATTGTCTATCTTCGTTCTAACCAGTCTTAGCTGGACTGGTTACAAAGGGACATTTGTATCACAGGTGTCCTCTTTTTCAAAGATAAGCAGAGGTAAAATGGGGTAGAAATTCAGCTGTGTCACAGAGGCATTACACTAGGTAACAGTTCCTGGCCTTGGGATTATTAGGGCAGGTGCACAGTGATCAGGAGTGGCCAGATAAAAAAAGTGGTTGGAGTGTGGACTGATTCCTCTTTAGCCAGGGCCTCAAACatcattaagaaataaaactaagcTATATTACAAGACTGTCCTGGATTTGGGGTAGGCCCTAAACCCAGTGACAGGTATCTCTATAAGGGAAAGGCAGGGTGGCATTTGAGACACAAAGACCTAGGAGAAGACCATATGGAGACAGAGCAGAGAACAGAGTTAAGCTGGCACAAGCCAAGAACACCTGAAGCccacagaagctggaagaggcaagaaaggattCTCTCTAGACCAGCCTTTATAGGAGGCATGGCCCTGCTCATGCTTTGATTTTGgtcttctagcctccagaattatgagaaaattcatttgtattgtttttaaggTGTCCAATTTGTGATATTATGCATGGAAGCCTTAAGAAATGATACACTGGTGTTTAACCCCCCTTGACTTCCCAGCTGTCCTGAGGGTTGGAGCCACCTGCCTGCTCTCTACAACAGGTAGAAGAATAGAAAGCAACTTCAGCACATACTTGCACTAGTGTGGGCCTTCCTTTTCCTACCTGCCACCACTTCCTTGGGTTCAGGTCCTCACTATCTGACTGGACAATTTGTATTTATATCCCCGAGTATTGTCTTTCAAAAATCATCCTTTACAGAGCTGccaaagagcttttaaaaattcaaatgccaCCCCCTGGCCAAGCTGGCCTCCTTGCTCTTCCTTGCACAGAATAAGCTGGCGCATGGCTCATTCTGTCAGTTCCTCTGGGCCTCCTCTTGAATTATTAGGGAGGCCTTCCTTAAATTCCCTCAATAAAGCGGCaaacctctccctctcctcccacactctctttccttctcactattctatttttccacatttgcttattttttaaccatCTCCTGACATAGCCttgctttctaggaaactgccaGTCCTGAGATAGAAAAGCAGGGAATTTTTGTTCATCTGAGCAGTGCCTGGATATTCAGTAATTATttgaatgaatgttgaatgaatTCTGTCCCAAATTCTGTTAACTCTATAGAACTATCCCAGTCTGGGGTtccaggggtgggaggagggaggatggggaTGGTCTTGCAATTGCTCTTATTACAGTTTTTATGAGGGCAACTACAGTTTTCTGGATCTATGCATTCTCTGGGGAATCATCCATTTCCTCTCTGATAACTTACTTCTTTTTCTGTTGGAGCTTTCTGCTGTGTCATCATCTCAGACCTAATGACACTTAAATAATCCCCTTTTAGTTTCCCAACTGTAGGAGCCTTTGGATCAAGGTAAGCCTCTTTTCCCTTTCAAATGTGGCCAGCCTACCCTCTGTGATCTTATTCTCCAAGGAAATTGCTCTCTCAGTGAAGTTTAATGAAAATGCTTTccgcatttttctttccttttacactGTCCCTGTGCTGAATGCAAGATCAAAAGTTTTATAAGCCAGTTTAGTTCTTCCTTGAAGCTGAGATGCGATTCCTAAGAACAGATTTTTCCAGGGCTGGGACTTTCAAATGTTTCCTTTGAATGACTGGTTTTGTGATTCAACTGAGAATTTTTAACTGCAACCCAATGAGATGATTTACCCTCCATATTCTAAAAGTTCTCATTTCTGATGATCTGTTCATTGGCTGAAATACACCACTCCCCTGAGATAAAATTCACAGCCTGCGCCAGGGCTTACGTAAATGAACAATCCAGAATCAATATGAGACCATGTGACTTTGGAAGTCTGTGGATGGCCATAGGAAATCCCTCCTTGCTCAGCAGTCAGGGCAGCTCAGGCAGTGGCACCTACTGAACCTAGACCAGATATCCAGGTGTGCTCCCAGGCTGCAGAGGTTCCTGACTCGCAGAGCTCCTGGGGCCTGCTCTTGCCACATAAATGGAAAACCTCCAAAGTGGGCAGTGGCCCTCGCTGCTCCTGGTCCTTCTGTCTTCTGGAACTTTTTTGTCACTCGTGtgctttaaatttgtttttttttttcataattctatTGTCAATGCCATAAAAAGGCATACatataaatgattattatttttattaaacagttTTGGTCTACACAGCCTCTTCCCAGCCCTGTGGCAGGAAACATGAAGCGCCTTCAAAGGGGTATTAGAAGAGCCTGCTGACGAAATACCAAATGTTTATAAGCATGTGGGGCAACAGGGACAAATATAGCTGCCGCTCTTagaaattagtacagccactttgggaaaGAGTTTAGGATTAAAGATACACATGCCCTGTTCAGCAATTCTACTTGTATGTATACTATCCAGATAAACACTTGCACATATAATATACTGATATGTATTAGAATacttatagaaatacaattttaaaattgaaacaaCTGGAAcacccctctctcctcccagtgAACAGATAAAAACTTTTGTTAGAGTCATCCAGTGGAATTCTAtgcagcagtgaaaatgaatgaactagagTAGGGTTTGGTGAATTTTGGCCCACAAACAAATCTGGCCCATCACCAGTTTCTGTGTGGCTCGAGAACTAAGAATAACTTATAAAGATGGATATTTGCAGTAGATAAGAAATCGTCACTTTGATGTTATTTTCCCCAAAAGAACTTCATTATTCTAGGTCTGTATTACAAAAAATTGATTTGATTATGattatatgtaataatattaTAACATTACATTTTGAATTTCATCAACAAAGTTTTGTAGAAATTTGTCTTCCTTCTTATACCTAGATGAGTACCTACATAATATCTTTGATTTGCCTCTTGgtccacaaaacctaaaatatttattatctggctctttacagaaagaGGTTTGCCATTCCTTAAACTAGAGCTACATATATCAACATGGGCTTATCTCACAGTCATGGCATTGAGTAAAGAATTCAAGCTGCTGgagtttctacacagcaaaatacCTTTATATGAGGAACAAAACCACAACGCCATCGCTTAGGAAGTCATGCACTTGTAGTTAAGAACATAAggaaatttataaacataaaggAGGGTGGATGAGAGGTCCTATGGCTGTGCTGGGGTTGTGAGCCACCCTGGCTATGGCAGTATTTCCAGTTCAGGCTTGAGAGAGCGAGTGCTACCTACCCTTCTAAATGCTCCAAAGAGTATCACTGAGCAAAGGATGCCATGATCAGCACAGGGAACAGAGAACACACTGGACTCAAAGGAGAGAAAGTGAATTTGTAACTTTGGGTTCCTTTAAACCTGGTTTTCTTGTGATCCCCGCTCTCTTACTGTTGAAGCTGTGGCCAGCCTGTtcctgagaccagcctgcctgaGTAACTCTGCCTGGCCTTCCTGTGGGGCAGAAGAGAGTATGTCTCATGTCCCTGGACCAGGTGACCCATGGTCAGTGGCTCCCAGGCCAAGCTCCAGGTGAACGTTCAAGGCTGGGGTTTGAGAGTGGGATGCTAACCAGCCTCGCTGCTCCTGCCACCAGCCcagggacacagggcaccaaccAGAACCTCCATTTCTCATCCCACTGGCCTTAGTCCCCAAGGTGCTGCAGCAATTGAGCTGCTCTTTAAATTAGGACACATTCCTCTggggccaaggctgttcttctttcCCAGAGGGAGTGCTCCTAGGACAGGAGAGGAGTTAATGAAGAAACTCTGCATTGTATCCTCGTGCTGAGGGAGTGCAACCCGGGAAGGACAAGCTTGGAAGGGTTCAGACTGTTTGGAGCTGCCGTCAGCACACCTGTTAGCAGAGGGCTCTCACGGGTTTGGTAAGGCTGGCGCTGGCCAGGAATTTGCTGGGCAGGCAACAGGCCACTGTCTGTAAGCCGACAAAGGAGCAGGGGATCGGGAACCAATGGCATGGGCATACGGTGGGGACAGGAGGCCTTCTGAGCGCCTGAGCCACTGGAGGCGTGCCGAAAGTGCTGCAGCTCAGCACGGGACCCTCGGGGCCACAGGGCAGGCGGGAGCTTGGAGAGGAAGTC includes the following:
- the RTP3 gene encoding receptor-transporting protein 3 produces the protein MTRDTEVWKQMFQELMQEVKPWHRWTLRPDKGLLPNVLEPGWMQYQQWTFARFQCSSCSRNWASAQVLVLFHMHWSEEKSRGQVKMRVFTQRCKKCPQPLFEDPEFTQENISRILKNLVFRIMEKCCGGRFQLTEEVPMIQDISLEGPHNSDNCEACLEGFCAGSKQVTSLPQSQTPRVYSIYKVEEGVEPWASRKNVCSYILQNHICRNVSIFCCCVILIVIVVIVTRTAV